From a region of the Oscarella lobularis chromosome 7, ooOscLobu1.1, whole genome shotgun sequence genome:
- the LOC136189337 gene encoding myosin heavy chain, non-muscle-like, with the protein MAADEQKVIENILANCGQPETGRIRVSSVVDYLRSLAVEISEENLDALSVLLDPKRIDLDVDEDEFRAKASAWIRDIQEQARGVDDVSDEDRGNASLNQADLFANWSAISADSIEGYGGETSSISKSWDYSELLGNVTEMKRHIEKLQSDKKKLQDQLSQVEDANIQLSVELEGAKRHSRTVESEMKLKKGELDHYEKTLDDLSKERNQLEKKNQALEANLADIQDQLKEKARCMETLEDEHRRLCEEMEAQTSQRFEDGDSGSASLDQSIGSVDELLRIVQQLKSENQLLLRDKNELERSLIHVNERLKVSEEEKSLLPNPVFTSTPSRLSSSPRRRRRHRLEDDDNDDDDEGEEEIEVDGPVISGDFSSQCAAAGGGGETSLHPLTSSFDQFTVIASQAKAQSHQRTERALQLVSELSSLDPSRNHSSEVVKTELEEDEISFRRKLEHFVKSKERTVEKLKKMHAKVERLTEEKQELTQKLEDARNAAPPDVPELEHSFRERIGNLSETVTLFQTKIERLSKSVRSRKESSDASTNPSTLTATTPLRARDSRSCAQTFFLWAIFLLLAVFAFFALSAVDRFPSTASQCMPLPRGFLSKGGKTPQ; encoded by the exons ATGGCAGCCGACGAACAGAAAGTCATTGAGAATATTCTCGCCAACTGCGGCCAACCGGAGACGGGTCGAATTCGCGTATCGAGCGTCGTGGATTATCTTCGCTCCCTCGCCGTCGAAATCAGCGAA GAGAACTTGGACGCGCTGTCCGTGCTGTTGGACCCGAAACGGAtcgatctcgacgtcgacgaagacgagtttCGAGCGAAGGCATCCGCCTGGATTCGGGACATTCAGGAACAGGCGCG aggcgtcgatgacgtcagcgacgaagacagaGGCAACGCGAGTCTGAATCAAGCCGATTTGT TCGCAAATTGGTCAGCTATTAGTGCTGATAGCATTGAGGGATATGGCGGGGAGacttcgtcgatttcaaagAGTTG GGATTATTCTGAGCTGTTGGGTAATGTCACTGAAATGAAGAGGCACATTGAGAAGTTGCAAAGTgataagaaaaaattgcaagATCAG CTGAGTCAAGTGGAAGATGCCAACATTCAACTCTCTGTGGAATTGGAGGGTGCAAAGCGTCATTCGAGAAC TGTGGAATCTgagatgaaattgaaaaaaggGGAATTGGATCACT ATGAGAAAACACTGGACGATTtgtcaaaagaaagaaatcaattg gaaaagaaaaaccagGCTCTTGAAGCAAACCTGGCAGACATTCAAGATCAG ttgaaagaaaaagcgcgaTGCATGGAGACGTTGGAAGATGAACACAGAAGACTTTGCGAAGAAATGGAAGCCCAAACGAGCCAA CGTTTTGAAGACGGAGACAGCGGCTCGGCGTCACTCGATCAG TCTATTGGAAGCGTCGATGAACTCCTTCGAATTGTTCAGCAATTGAAGTCGGAAAATCAG CTACTCTTGCGGGACAAGAACGAACTCGAACGAAGTCTGATTCACGTCAATGAAAG GTTAAAGGtgtcagaagaagaaaagtcgcTTCTTCCCAATCCCGTCTTTACGAGCACTCCCTcgcgattgtcgtcgtcgccacgtcgccgtcgccgtcatcgtcttgAG gacgacgacaacgacgacgacgacgaaggtgaGGAGGAAATCGAGGTGGACGGGCCCGTCATTagcggcgatttttcttctcaatgtgccgccgccggtggcggcggcgaaacgtcgCTTCATCCGCTCACGTCTTCGTTTGATCAATTCACCGTGATTGCGTCACAGGCg AAAGCCCAGTCGCATCAGAGAACGGAACGGGCTTTGCAGCTCGTCTCCGAATTGTCTTCTTTAGATCCGTCGCGAAATCATTCGTCTGAG GTTGTCAAGACCGAattagaagaagacgaaatatCATTTAGGAGAAAGCTCGAGCATTTTGTTAAGTCGAAAGAACGGACTGTAGAAAA ACTTAAAAAGATGCACGCGAAAGTAGAGAGACTAACAG AAGAAAAGCAGGAATTGACGCAGAAATTGGAAGACGCCCGAAACGCGGCGCCTCCAGACGTTCC cGAACTGGAACATTCGTTCAGAGAACGCATCGGCAATCTCTCCGAAACGGTCACTTTGTTTCAAACCAAAATCGAGCGACTATCGAAAAg CGTCCGAAGTCGAAAAGAATCCTCGGACGCCTCGACGAATCCAAG TACTCTGACTGCGACGACCCCGCTTCGCGCTCGCGACTCGCGCTCGTGCGCGCAGACCTTTTTCCTCTGGGCGATTTTTCTCCTGTTGGccgtcttcgctttcttcgcgctatccgccgtcgatcgcttcccgtcgacggcgtcgcagTGCATGCCGCTGCCGAGAGGCTTCCTGTCCAAGGGCGGAAAGACGCCGCAATGA
- the LOC136189332 gene encoding DNA replication licensing factor mcm5-like, whose protein sequence is MVEPGFDDPGVFFSDPFGSEAPDDGDSVTRRRTQDQQRFGDFIRNFTDDRHTYKYRDQLRRHYNLGRFWLDVGMNDVGNFDEELADKLSKQPTEYLPLFELAAREVADDVTKPRPEGDEELRDIQVILHSEAMSRNIRELKSEHMAKLVKITGIIISASSIRSKAISLTLQCRSCKNFLPNIAVKPGLEGYALPRKCNTEQAGRPKCPMDPFYIVPDKCKCVDFQVLKLQESPDSVPTGEIPRHMQLYVDRYLVDKVVPGNRVTVTGVYSIKKTGLKPRGGRDKIAVGIRHPYLRTVGIFVETEGAGRTKEASYTPQEEAEFRRLAADPNVYETLANSIAPSIYGGEDIKKAIVCLLFGGSRKRLPDGLTRRGDINLLLLGDPGTAKSQLLKFVEKASPVGVYTSGKGSSAAGLTASVMRDPLSRNFIMEGGAMVLADGGVVCIDEFDKMREDDRVAIHEAMEQQTISIAKAGITTTLNSRCSVLAAANSVFGRWDDTKGEQNLDFMPTILSRFDMIFIIKDHHDQEKDATLAKHVMRVHLNAPETETESSAETELSMSFLKKYIAYCRNKCGPRLSPHAADKLQNRYVLMRGGAREHERATGKKITIPITVRQLEAIIRIAESLAKLTLSPFATEAHVDEALRLFQVSTLEAAATGALSGVEGFSPAEDQEEIRRVERQLKQRFPIGSQVSEQRIIQDFLRQKYSEAAVTKVIQIMLRRGELQHRMQRKVLFRIR, encoded by the exons ATGGTCGAGCCCGGTTTCGACGATCCTGGCGTCTTCTTCAGCGATCCCTTTGGATCCGAGGCGCCGGACGACGGAGATAGCGTGACGCGAAGACGCACGCAGGATCAGCAGCGCTTCGGCGACTTCATTCGCAACTTCACCGACGATCGCCACACGTACAAATACCG CGATCAGCTAAGACGACACTACAATCTCGGTCGATTTTGGCTCGACGTCGGTATGAATGACGTCGGAAACTTTGACGAAGAGCTCGCGGACAAGCTTTCGAAGCAGCCGACCGAATATCTTCCTCTC TTCGAATTGGCTGCTCGCGaagtcgccgacgacgtgacgaaaCCTCGGCCGGAGGGCGACGAAGAACTCCGAGACATTCAAGTCATTTTGCATTCGGAGGCGATGAGCCGAAATATCCGGGAGCTCAAG TCCGAACACATGGCAAAGCTCGTGAAAATAACGGGAATTATCATTAGCgcctcgtcgattcgatcaAAGGCTATCTCACTGACACTTCAATGTCGAAGTTGCAAAAATTTTCTGCCTAATATTGCTGTCAAGCCGGGTTTGGAAGGATACGCGTTGCCGAGAAAATGCAACAC GGAACAGGCTGGTCGGCCTAAATGTCCCATGGATCCCTTCTACATTGTTCCAGACAAATGTAAATGTGTCGATTTTCAG GTattgaaattacaagagagcCCAGATTCCGTACCGACTGGGGAAATCCCTCGCCACATGCAACTTTACGTCGACAG ATATTTGGTCGACAAAGTCGTCCCCGGCAATCGAGTCACCGTGACGGGTGTCTATTCCATAAAAAAAACCGGTCTCAAACCTCGA GGTGGACGGGACAAAATTGCTGTCGGAATTCGTCATCCTTATTTGCGCACCGTCGggatcttcgtcgaaacggaAGGAGCCGGCAGAACGAAAGAGGCTTCCTATACGCCCCAAGAAGAAGCGGAATTTCGAAGACTCGCCGCCGATCCCAACGTCTATGAGACCCTAGCCAACAGCATAGCCCCTTCCATATATGGAGGAGAAG atatCAAGAAGGCCATTGTTTGCTTATTGTTTGGCGGCTCACGGAAGAG ACTGCCGGATGGATTGACTCGACGTGGCGATATCAATTTGCTGCTACTCGGCGATCCTGGAACGGCAAAGAGTCAGCTGCTCAAGTTTGTTGAAAAGGCGTCACCTGTTGGG GTTTATACGTCGGGAAAAGGAAGCAGTGCCGCCGGTCTGACCGCTTCCGTGATGCGAGATCCTCTATCT AGGAATTTTATCATGGAAGGCGGTGCCATGGTTTTGGCTGACGGAGGCGTCGTTTGCATAGACGAGTTTGACAAGATgagagaagacgatcgagtGGCCATTCACGAGGCCATGGAACAGCAAACGATATCAATAGCAAAG GCGGGCATCACGACGACTCTCAATTCGCGATGCTCCGTCCTGGCGGCCGCCAATTCCGTCTTCGGTCGTTGGGACGACACAAAAGGAGAGCAG AATCTTGACTTCATGCCGACTATTTTGTCTCGATTCGATATGATTTTCATCATCAAGGATCACCACGAccaagaaaaagacgcc ACTCTCGCTAAACACGTGATGAGAGTGCATCTCAACGCACCGGAAACTGAGACCGAGTCGAGCGCCGAGACGGAGCTCAGTATGAGTTTTCTAAAGAAATACATCGCGTATTGTAGAAA TAAATGCGGACCGAGACTGTCGCCTCACGCCGCCGACAAACTTCAGAATCGGTACGTTTTGATGCGCGGCGGAGCTCGCGAACACGAACGCGCCACGGGAAAAAAGATCACCATACCCATCACAGTGAG GCAGCTCGAGGCGATTATACGCATTGCTGAGTCACTTGCAAAATTGACGTTGAGTCCATTCGCAACGGAagcgcacgtcgacgaagctcTTCGTCTATTTCAAGTGTCCACGttggaagcggcggcgaccggCGCACTATCGG GCGTCGAGGGGTTCAGTCCCGCCGAAGATCAGGAGGAAATTCGGCGCGTCGAGAGACAACTCAAACAGCGATTTCCTATCGGTTCGCAGGTGTCCGAACAGAGAATCATACAGGACTTCTTGCGTCAG AAATACTCCGAAGCGGCTGTGACGAAAGTGATTCAGATTATGCTGAGACGAGGCGAGCTTCAGCATCGGATGCAACGAAAAGTACTATTTCGCATTCGATGA
- the LOC136189343 gene encoding dynein axonemal assembly factor 10-like codes for MAGLDKPQIVTHVHKSLPFTLFDARWIPCSARFVVLGSHPRNTGALHVYEMSKGDVKLLAEVEKRSAFKCGTFGATSLQERHLATGDFNGELMTWDLERLDLPVYNTKAHSEIINTIDGCGGLGIGGGAPEIVTGSRDGSVKVWDVRQKDVPVANMEPAEGKARRDCWTVAFGNSHDDSERYVCAGYDNGDLKMFDLRTMSVRWEKNLKNGICGLEFDRKDIKMNKLLVATLEAKFHVFDVHLQHPKDGFPSLDQKAHKSTIWCVKHLPQNRDVFMTTGGNGSVNLWKYTYPGKRETKDSEGIPMGVVGSLDLLQNVTLSTQPIASFDWNSEKEGLSVCTSFDQSFRILIVTQLKNIY; via the exons ATGGCGGGACTCGATAAGCCTCAAATCGTCACGCACGTGCACAAATCGTTGCCGTTCACCCTATTCGACGCGCGCTGGATACCGTGCAGcgcgcgtttcgtcgtcttgggCTCGCATCCGCGAAATACGGGCGCTTTGCACGTCTACGAGATGTCGAAAGGAGACGTGAAGCTGCTCGCCGAG GTTGAAAAGCGTTCGGCATTCAAATGCGGAACATTCGGCGCCACGTCCTTGCAAGAGCGTCACCTGGCAACGGGTGATTTCAATGGGGAATTGATGACGTG GGATTTAGAAAGACTTGATTTACCTGTTTACAATACAAAAGCTCATTCGgaaataattaatacaaTCGACGGTTGCGGAGGTCTTGGAATTGGCGGCGGAGCGCCTGAAATTGTAACCGGAAGTCGAGACG GGAGTGTCAAAGTGTGGGATGTTAGGCAAAAGGATGTACCCGTAGCAAACATGGAACCAGCTGAAGGAAAGGCGCGTAGAGACTGCTGGACAGTAGCATTTG gaaatTCGCATGATGACAGCGAGCGGTATGTTTGCGCTGGCTACGACAATGGGGATCTGAAGATGTTTGACTTGCGCACCATGTCTGTTCGGTGGGAAAAGAATCTAAAGAATGGG ATTTGTGGGCTGGAATTTGATCGCAAGGACATCAAAATGAACAAGCTTCTCGTTGCAACGCTTGAAGCCAAATTTCACGTATTTGACGTTCATTTGCAACATCCAAAGGACGGATTTCCGTCGTTAGATCAAAAG GCCCACAAATCCACTATTTGGTGCGTCAAACATCTTCCCCAAAATCGGGACGTTTTTATGACAACGGGAGGCAACGGCTCAGTGAACTTATGGAAAta CACGTATCCCGGTAAACGAGAGACAAAAGACAGCGAAGGAATTCCAATGGGAGTTGTTGGGTCTCTTGATTTGCTGCAAAACGTCACCCTATCAACGCAACCGATTGCAAGTTTTGACTGGAATTCAGAAAAG gaGGGACTAAGTGTTTGCACCTCGTTTGATCAGTCATTTCGAATTCTAATCGTTACTCAACTAAAGAACATATACTAA
- the LOC136189344 gene encoding malate dehydrogenase, cytoplasmic-like — translation MICFPVSRDKRVHMAEPLRVCITGAAGQIGYSVLLSVANGDVFGKDQPIVLLLLDIEPMMTALGGVVMELQDCALPLLRDVVATHDPYVSFKDADVAILVGSMPRREGMLRKDLLKANAGIFSTQGKALNEVAKKTVKVLVVGNPANTNCLIALKNAPSIPVANFTCLTRLDHNRAQAQVAARCGVRVDKVHNVIIWGNHSSTQYPDVSHGQLEGGQKISDAVKDDAWLHGDFITTIQKRGAAVIAARKLSSALSAAKAICDHMRDWWFGTQPGQWVSMGVLSTGSHYGIPEGLIYSVPVQISNKTWTVVDGLEISEFSREKMKATADELVEERDAALVFLPSKQ, via the exons ATGATTTGTTTCCCGGTTTCACGTGACAAGCGCGTGCACATG GCTGAACCTCTTCGAGTTTGTATCACTGGAGCTGCCGGACAAATCGGCTACTCTGTCCTCCTATCCGTTGCAAATGGAGACGTTTTCGGCAAGGATCAG CCGATCGTGCTCCTACTTCTCGATATTGAACCGATGATGACAGCTCTCGGTGGAGTGGTTATGGAGCTCCAAGACTGCGCTCTACCGCTGCTTCGAG ATGTCGTAGCGACGCACGATCCGTACGTGTCGTTCAAGGACGCCGACGTGGCGATTCTCGTCGGATCGATGCCGCGACGCGAGGGAATGCTGCGAAAAGACCTTCTCAAGGCGAACGCCGGCATTTTTTCGACCCAAGGCAAAGCATTGAACGAAGTGGCGAAAAAGACGGTCAAG GTTCTAGTCGTCGGCAATCCGGCCAATACGAACTGCTTGATCGCACTGAAAAATGCGCCCTCTATTCCCGTCGCCAATTTCACGTGTTTGACGCGTCTCGATCATAACAGAGCTCAAGCTCAG GTGGCAGCTCGTTGCGGAGTGCGCGTCGATAAAGTGCACAACGTCATCATTTGGGGAAATCATTCCAGCACGCAATACCCAGACGTCAGTCACGGTCAGCTCGAAGGCGGACAGAAGATTTCTGACGCCgtcaaagacgacgcttGGCTCCACGGCGACTTTATAACG ACAATACAAAAAAGAGGCGCTGCTGTGATTGCTGCACGAAAACTGAGCAGTGCCCTATCTGCAGCCAAGGCGATATGCGATCACATGCGTGACTGGTGGTTTGGAACGCAACCG GGCCAATGGGTTTCTATGGGTGTCCTGTCTACCGGTTCTCACTACGGCATTCCCGAGGGGCTCATCTACTCGGTTCCCGTACAAATTTCCAACAAGACGTGGACTGTTGTCGACGGGCTCGAAATTAGCGAATTTTCTCGCGAGAAAATGAAGGCGACCGCCGACGAGCTGGTCGAGGAACGCGACGCGGCGCTCGTCTTTTTGCCGAGCAAGCAATGA
- the LOC136189349 gene encoding small ribosomal subunit protein uS10m-like, translated as MIRLANCCRVGFAGLLRGQSQQIAVLRLSSALPTTTADSKILDDSKKKLYKRIAIKVKGHDFAVLDSYVHFATKAAKLLDVDISGKISLPTQTKKFTLLKSSFIFKKHRVQYELRTHSRMLQIKNITGVSADVFLEYLQRNLPAGVNMHVYQEALEAPPPVLSELLKRQKKDAAAKKKGK; from the exons ATGATCCGCCTCGCGAACTGCTGCAGAGTAGGCTTTGCTGGTCTGCTTCGAGGTCAATCACAGCAGATCGCTGTCCTTCGCTTGTCGAGCGCTCTACCGACGACAACAGCAG ATTCTAAAATTCTGGATGactcgaagaaaaagttgtACAAGCGAATTGCCATCAAG GTGAAAGGACACGATTTTGCCGTTCTGGACTCCTACGTTCATTTCGCAACAAAAGCAGCGAAATTACTAGATGTAGACATTTCTGGAAA GATTTCCCTGCCCACGCAGACAAAGAAATTTACCCTATTAAAATCGTCCTTCATATTCAAAAAACATCGAGTACAATACGAGCTCAGAACGCACTCACGAATGCTTCAG ATAAAGAATATTACTGGAGTATCAGCAGACGTCTTTCTTGAGTATCTGCAAAGAAATCTTCCAGCTGGTGTAAACATGCACGTTTACCAG GAAGCCCTTgaagcgccgccgcccgtcCTGTCCGAACTACTGAAACGGCAGAAAAAGGACGCagcagcaaaaaagaaaggaaaataa
- the LOC136189342 gene encoding protein phosphatase 1B-like isoform X2: protein MGAFLDKPNTEKFVQCGSSDDVRYGVVAMQGWRVEMEDAHTAVLSIKGHDKWSFFAIFDGHAGQKVAKHASEKLLPHITQRSEFQEAGTSSNRVDSLKEAIKDAFIALDEEIQKDFPEETSGTTAVGVLITETHVIFANCGDSRGLICRGGDVAFATKDHKPYEPLEKERIEKAGGNVVLQRVNGSLAVSRALGDLAYKRVEKLSLQEQLVSPMPDVVETERQEGDEFVVLACDGVWDVMKNEEVSAYVRRKMLTTDNLTQIGSDLVDTCLNKGSRDNMSVIIIAFKDAPAVSEDAIEKEKERNEEIEKKLSDKLQELVTENESEPLDDMYVMQQLTKDFPDEDIAAKKDYVLKALEKIKNRKYEAEVLSRKS from the exons ATGGGAGCCTTCCTCGACAAGCCGAATACCGAAAAGTTCGTCCAATGCGGCAGTTCCGACGACGTGCGCTACGGCGTCGTAGCAATGCAGGGCTGGCGCGTCGAAATGGAGGACGCGCACACGGCCGTTCTCAGCATCAAAGGCCACGACAAATGGTCCTTCTTCGCTATATTCGACGGTCACGCCGGACAGAAAGTCGCCAAGCACGCGTCGGAAAAGCTACTGCCGCACATAACGCAACGATCCGAATTCCAAGAGGCCGGCACGAGTTCGAATCGAGTCGATAGCTTGAAGGAGGCGATAAAGGACGCATTCATCGcgctcgacgaagaaataCAGAAAGACTTCCCGGAAGAGACGAGCGGTACGACGGCCGTCGGCGTTCTCATCACCGAAACGCACGTCATCTTCGCCAACTGCGGCGATTCGCGCGGTCTCATCTGTCGGggaggcgacgtcgcgttcgcgacgaaagatcACAAGCCGTACGAGCCGCTGGAAAAGGAGCGCATCGAGAAGGCGGGCGGCAACGTCGTCCTGCAGCGCGTTAACGGCTCGCTGGCCGTATCGCGCGCGCTCGGCGACTTGGCCTACAAGCGCGTGGAGAAGTTGAGTCTCCAGGAGCAGCTCGTCTCGCCGATGCCCGACGTCGTGGAGACGGAGCGGCAGGAaggcgacgaattcgtcgtgcTCGCCTGCGACGGTGTTTGGGACGTCATGAAGAACGAGGAGGTGTCCGCCTACGTTCGAAGGAAGATGCTCACCACCGACAATCTTACGCAAATTGGCTCCGATCTTGTCGATACCTGTCTTAACAAg GGAAGCAGAGACAATATGAGTGTGATAATAATTGCATTCAAAGATGCACCGGCAGTTTCTGAAGATGCCATAGAAAAA gagaaagagagaaacgaggaaattgaaaagaaactGTCAGACAAACTTCAAG AATTGGTCACCGAGAACGAGTCAGAACCGTTGGATGACATGTACGTCATGCAACAGCTGACAAAGGACTTCCCAGATGAAGACATAGCAGCGAA GAAAGACTACGTGTTGAAAGCGCTTGAAAAGATAAAGAACCGCAAGTATGAG GCGGAAGTACTATCCAGAAAGTCCTAG
- the LOC136189342 gene encoding protein phosphatase 1B-like isoform X1 → MGAFLDKPNTEKFVQCGSSDDVRYGVVAMQGWRVEMEDAHTAVLSIKGHDKWSFFAIFDGHAGQKVAKHASEKLLPHITQRSEFQEAGTSSNRVDSLKEAIKDAFIALDEEIQKDFPEETSGTTAVGVLITETHVIFANCGDSRGLICRGGDVAFATKDHKPYEPLEKERIEKAGGNVVLQRVNGSLAVSRALGDLAYKRVEKLSLQEQLVSPMPDVVETERQEGDEFVVLACDGVWDVMKNEEVSAYVRRKMLTTDNLTQIGSDLVDTCLNKGSRDNMSVIIIAFKDAPAVSEDAIEKEKERNEEIEKKLSDKLQELVTENESEPLDDMYVMQQLTKDFPDEDIAAKKDYVLKALEKIKNRKYEVRLMEQLSLKNSKA, encoded by the exons ATGGGAGCCTTCCTCGACAAGCCGAATACCGAAAAGTTCGTCCAATGCGGCAGTTCCGACGACGTGCGCTACGGCGTCGTAGCAATGCAGGGCTGGCGCGTCGAAATGGAGGACGCGCACACGGCCGTTCTCAGCATCAAAGGCCACGACAAATGGTCCTTCTTCGCTATATTCGACGGTCACGCCGGACAGAAAGTCGCCAAGCACGCGTCGGAAAAGCTACTGCCGCACATAACGCAACGATCCGAATTCCAAGAGGCCGGCACGAGTTCGAATCGAGTCGATAGCTTGAAGGAGGCGATAAAGGACGCATTCATCGcgctcgacgaagaaataCAGAAAGACTTCCCGGAAGAGACGAGCGGTACGACGGCCGTCGGCGTTCTCATCACCGAAACGCACGTCATCTTCGCCAACTGCGGCGATTCGCGCGGTCTCATCTGTCGGggaggcgacgtcgcgttcgcgacgaaagatcACAAGCCGTACGAGCCGCTGGAAAAGGAGCGCATCGAGAAGGCGGGCGGCAACGTCGTCCTGCAGCGCGTTAACGGCTCGCTGGCCGTATCGCGCGCGCTCGGCGACTTGGCCTACAAGCGCGTGGAGAAGTTGAGTCTCCAGGAGCAGCTCGTCTCGCCGATGCCCGACGTCGTGGAGACGGAGCGGCAGGAaggcgacgaattcgtcgtgcTCGCCTGCGACGGTGTTTGGGACGTCATGAAGAACGAGGAGGTGTCCGCCTACGTTCGAAGGAAGATGCTCACCACCGACAATCTTACGCAAATTGGCTCCGATCTTGTCGATACCTGTCTTAACAAg GGAAGCAGAGACAATATGAGTGTGATAATAATTGCATTCAAAGATGCACCGGCAGTTTCTGAAGATGCCATAGAAAAA gagaaagagagaaacgaggaaattgaaaagaaactGTCAGACAAACTTCAAG AATTGGTCACCGAGAACGAGTCAGAACCGTTGGATGACATGTACGTCATGCAACAGCTGACAAAGGACTTCCCAGATGAAGACATAGCAGCGAA GAAAGACTACGTGTTGAAAGCGCTTGAAAAGATAAAGAACCGCAAGTATGAGGTGAGACTGATGGAGCAACTGTCATTAAAGAATAGTAAGGCGTAA
- the LOC136189345 gene encoding JNK1/MAPK8-associated membrane protein-like isoform X1, with amino-acid sequence MACPGTYCGRVRLDDGILGECGACPRGQTVGNESICFDCNKELTTYDWLYLGTIVLSTIVVHVLGLRAAASKVTQTKLFLVLSLVSATLESLLSAIIALLLFDPVGKLNLRSCGVNRLSDWYTIFLNPRPRYTETIHCAQEAVYPLYTLVFAYYGLALVTLLLFRPIFTWKFRRYKSCRVPVYFEMYSIPVLVIVHAGLAGLLYFAFPYLTLLGTTFWTVHFMNSRRIEGLKQLFTNSGNVCMILLHCCMYCYGIGTCLVSSEQPAPFLAFLLLAPVPAAFYLLTSPFTDPVHYV; translated from the exons ATGG cttgTCCCGGAACGTACTGCGGACGAgttcgactcgacgacggaatCCTCGGCGAGTGCGGG GCATGCCCGCGCGGCCAAACGGTCGGCAACGAATCGATCTGCTTCGACTGTAACAAGGAATTGACGACGTACGACTGGCTTTACCTGGGAACGATCGTTCTCAGCACGATCGTCGTTCACGTTCTCGGATTGCGCGCGGCCGCCTCAAAAGTCACCCAAACGAA ACTCTTTTTGGTGCTGAGCCTCGTCTCTGCGACGCTCGAATCCCTTCTTTCTGCTATTATTGCTTTGCTTCTATTCGATCCCGTTG GCAAGCTGAATCTGCGTTCTTGCGGAGTGAATCGACTGTCTGATTGGTACACAATATTTCTAAATCCGAGACCTCGATATACGGAAACGATTCACTGTGCTCAGGAAGCCGTTTATCCACt CTACACGTTGGTGTTCGCATACTACGGTCTCGCTCTTGTGACGCTGCTTCTGTTTCGACCGATTTTCACGTGGAAATTTCGTCGATACAAGTCGTGTCGAGTGCCCGTCTACTTCGAAATGTACTCGATTCCAGTGCTCGTGATCGTACACGCCGGACTAGCCGGCCTTTTGT ATTTTGCCTTTCCTTATCTGACTCTATTGGGTACGACGTTCTGGACGGTGCACTTCATGAATAGTCGTCGGATCGAG GGGTTGAAGCAGTTGTTCACCAATTCCGGCAACGTTTGCATGATTCTTCTTCACTGCTGCATGTATTGCTACGGAATTGGCACGTGTCTCGTCAGTTCCGAGCAGCCCGCACCCTTCCttgcctttcttcttctcgctccCGTGCCCGCCGCTTTCTATCTGTTGACGTCGCCTTTTACCGATCCCGTTCACTATGTCTAG
- the LOC136189345 gene encoding ribonuclease T2-like isoform X2, whose protein sequence is MKSRRGNGRVLGSILRGIGPTLIPHRSFRQRADMFRFRNLLVTALLCLAMDSQAAAQPPHSFVFALEWIPGFCETKGGSCRLSPQPQKWNIHGLWPEGLQNCNSSDVLHRSDIEDLWGNLERDWVDAINPQDPLKFWAKEWKKHGTCWLNNENTRNAHDYFSTTLQLYEKFDVSTMLSRQGITPTEERSYTSAQFLEAFEGFRPFLHCPTKNDPFITEILICLDKQFNPRDCWAQPKSILACPQEGIRYLPKSKVT, encoded by the exons atgaagaGTAGGAGAGGAAATGGGCGCGTCCTTGGTTCTATACTTAGGGGAATTGGGCCCACGCTGATTCCTCATAGATCGTTTCGCCAACGCGCAGACATGTTCCGATTTCGAAATCTTCTTGTAACAGCTCTTCT CTGCCTTGCAATGGATTCCCAAGCAGCAGCGCAACCTCCACATTCCTTTGTTTTTGCTCTGGAATGGATCCCTGGATTTTGTGAG ACCAAAGGGGGGTCGTGCAGACTGTCGCCTCAGCCACAAAAGTGGAACATACACGGACTGTG GCCGGAGGGTTTGCAGAATTGCAATTCGTCTGACGTCTTGCATCGTTCTGATATCGAG GATCTGTGGGGAAATCTTGAACGGGACTGGGTGGATGCAATCAACCCTCAAGATCCGTTGAAATTCTG GGCGAAGGAGTGGAAAAAACACGGCACTTGTTGGCTAAACAACGAAAACACGCGAAACGCACACGACTACTTTTCGACGACATTGCAACTTTAcgaaaaattcgacgtctCTAC AATGCTGTCGAGACAAGGCATTACGCCAACGGAAGAGAGGTCATACACAAGTGCTCAATTCTTGGAGGCATTTGAAGGTTTTCGGCCGTTTCTTCACTGCCCCACAAAAAATGAT CCCTTTATTACTGAAATTCTAATCTGCCTCGACAAACAGTTCAATCCCCGTGACTGTTGGGCACAACCCAAAAGCATTCTGGCTTGTCCGCAGGAAGGGATTCGCTATCTTCCGAAATCGAAAGTCACTTAG